One Mugil cephalus isolate CIBA_MC_2020 chromosome 8, CIBA_Mcephalus_1.1, whole genome shotgun sequence genomic window carries:
- the LOC125012589 gene encoding serine/threonine-protein phosphatase 6 catalytic subunit, which produces MAPLDLDKYAEIAKQCKYLPENDLKRLCDYVCDLLLEESNVQPVSTPVTVCGDIHGQFYDLCELFRTGGQVPDTNYIFMGDFVDRGYYSLETFTYLLVLKAKWPDRITLLRGNHESRQITQVYGFYDECQTKYGNANAWRYCTKVFDMLTVAALMDEQILCVHGGLSPDIKTLDQIRTIERNQEIPHKGAFCDLVWSDPEDVDTWAISPRGAGWLFGAKVTNEFVHINNLKLICRAHQLVHEGYKFMFDEKLVTVWSAPNYCYRCGNIASIMVFKDANTREPKLFRAVPDSERVIPPRTTTPYFL; this is translated from the exons ATGGCGCCTCTAGATTTGGATAAATATGCGGAGATTGCAAAACAGTGTAAATATCTCCCGGAAAATGACCTCAAG AGGTTATGTGACTACGTTTGTGATCTTCTGCTGGAGGAGTCCAACGTTCAGCCTGTTTCTACTCCAGTAACAGTGTGCGGAGACATACATGGACAG TTTTATGATCTCTGTGAACTGTTTCGGACTGGCGGCCAAGTTCCAGACACAAATTACATCTTcatg GGGGACTTTGTCGACCGGGGATATTACAGCCTGGAGACGTTCACCTACCTGCTGGTGCTAAAAGCTAAATGGCCCGACCGCATCACTCTTCTACGTGGAAACCACGAGAGCAGACAGATCACACAAGTTTACGGTTTTTATG atgaGTGCCAGACCAAATATGGAAATGCAAACGCCTGGCGTTATTGCACCAAAGTGTTTGACATGTTGACAGTTGCAGCA CTGATGGACGAGCAGATCCTGTGCGTCCACGGAGGCCTCTCTCCAGACATAAAGACCCTAGATCAAATTCGAACCATCGAGAGGAACCAGGAGATCCCTCACAAAGGAGCGTTTTGTGACCTGGTGTGGTCAGACCCTGAAGACGTGGATACCTGGGCCATCAGCCCCAGAGGAGCTGGCTGGCTCTTTGGTGCAAAGGTCACAAATGAG TTCGTTcacatcaacaacctgaagctGATCTGCAGGGCACATCAACTTGTCCATGAAGGCTACAAGTTCATGTTTGACGAGAAGCTGGTCACAGTGTGGTCAGCTCCCAACTACTGCTACCGCTGCGGCAACATCGCCTCCATCATGGTCTTCAAAGATGCTAATACGAGAGAGCCAAAGCTCTTCAGAGCGGTGCCTGACTCTGAAAGAGTCATTCCTCCCCGAACAACGACCCCTTATTTCCTGTAA